Proteins from a genomic interval of Yoonia sp. GPGPB17:
- a CDS encoding D-alanine--D-alanine ligase, with product MKVAVLSGGMSLERDISLAAGKSCTEALQSLGYDAYEVDAATDLTYVLAEQKPDAVFNALHGRWGEDGCLQGLLEWLRIPYTHSGVLASALAMDKQRCKLAYAAAGVPSPASIMVNRKDIMAEHVIPRPYIVKPHNEGSSLGGYYLVDVGDMPADISETDRGNFMVEEFIPGHELTATVLGDRVLGVSEFDIGKWYDFNSKYALSASNRILPARLPKDIYDRCCELAQLAHDVIGCRGISRTDFRWDESKGEDGIFALETNTQPGLRPNSNAGEQAAYAGISFPELCDILIKDASLDR from the coding sequence ATGAAAGTAGCTGTTTTATCTGGTGGAATGTCCTTAGAACGCGATATCTCGCTGGCTGCAGGCAAATCGTGTACTGAAGCGCTGCAATCATTGGGCTACGATGCGTATGAAGTGGATGCCGCAACTGATCTCACTTATGTGTTGGCAGAGCAAAAACCTGATGCGGTTTTTAATGCCCTTCATGGCCGATGGGGTGAAGATGGCTGCCTTCAAGGCCTGCTTGAATGGCTGCGTATTCCATATACGCACTCTGGTGTATTGGCTTCTGCACTAGCGATGGACAAGCAAAGATGTAAATTGGCTTATGCGGCCGCAGGTGTCCCCTCCCCCGCCAGTATAATGGTAAACCGCAAAGACATCATGGCCGAGCATGTCATACCTCGACCGTACATTGTGAAGCCACATAACGAAGGATCAAGCTTGGGCGGGTACTATCTTGTAGATGTGGGTGACATGCCCGCCGATATCTCCGAAACTGATCGGGGCAATTTTATGGTCGAAGAATTCATACCCGGCCATGAATTGACCGCTACAGTCCTTGGTGATCGTGTTTTGGGTGTCTCCGAATTCGACATTGGTAAGTGGTATGATTTCAACTCAAAGTATGCACTAAGTGCGTCCAATCGTATTCTACCGGCGAGACTTCCCAAGGACATCTACGACAGGTGCTGCGAGTTAGCCCAACTTGCCCATGATGTGATCGGTTGTCGCGGCATAAGCCGAACAGATTTCCGCTGGGATGAGAGCAAGGGTGAAGATGGGATTTTCGCGCTTGAAACAAATACCCAACCAGGTTTGCGCCCGAACTCAAACGCAGGTGAACAAGCTGCATACGCGGGCATCAGCTTTCCCGAGTTGTGTGACATCCTGATCAAAGATGCCTCACTTGACCGTTGA